The genomic region AGTGAGAGAATGTGAACCTACATTTCTGTCTGCTAGAGTTTTTAGTATTGATCTGTATGTCCCACAGATAAGGGATCACAGCCATATGTGATAATCAAGGGCAAAAACATGATTTCACTCCTCTGGGATTCCACAAAACTTTGTCTATCTTTCTTATTTTTAGCTCAATAGATATTTGTGAGGGTGTTCTCTCACTCTGTGCTTTCGTAGTAAAGAGAGGATGATCCCTGGAATCAGATAGACTATCATTGTCTACTTGTTTTTAATCTCAAGAAGATCATTTTTGTACTTACACTCTCCAACATCTTCAGATTCTAATTCCTCTTTCTTCTACATACGAGGTTCCTGactgtgttttcctgttttgtttttctccagcTGGTGGACTATGCCAAAAAGGGAGACACTGATGACAAGGCAATGAAAATGGCCAGTTTTTGGCTGACGGTACGTGTCTGCAGCTTCTCAACTCTGTGACGTTTACAAGCTGCGTCTGTCTAAATGTGAAACAGTGCTTTATTCGGAGCgtgtttcctttcttttcagGAGAAAGATCTGGTCCCAAAGCTCTTCAAGGTCCTGGCCCCACGGTTTGAGACTCAGTCGAAAGGTTACACACGGATGGCCCAAATCCCCAACAGACAGAACATGGACAGAGCCAAGATGGCCGTCTTGGAGTTCAAGGGCAaccccttccctcctctctaCCCGGCGAATAAGGAGAATGAACTGACTCTCATCAACCAGCTGCTCAAAGgctacagagaggagagggcacAGGAGTTGGCTTCAGAATCATAACTCACAGCAGTTTGTGGCCTAAAGAGACTGATGCATTTCATTCAGTGAAAGAACAGATCAAAAGTTACACCTGCAACTGAAGCAAAGGACATTTCTGTGCGGGAACATTTCTGATTGATGATGTATTATAAAATAAACTTCCTATCAAGAGTAAGAagattttaatttgtctttgaaCAATAAACTATTGACCGAGTGAGGTTCGGCTCACGAACAAAGCTGCTCTTGTTCTCCTTTTGCTGATTAGTGGCACTTTTCAACAATATCAGCAAATAACAGGacatatgtttttatgtattctAATACATCAACAGTGGATGAAATTCTCCAAAATTTCAAgaccataaaaatgtatttaaacatgtAGGAAATAGCAATCATTTTTGACTGGTCATAGGAAAAGTGTTGCTACTTCAAAATCTGTTGTAACTCATTACACATGCTTTTACTTCTGTGACACGTCTAAATGTTTCCTGTGGAGGAAGCTGCTTGTTCACAATACACCTCGTCAATCAGCTATTTTTAGTGAATGTGCACATTAAACTTTCACTGACCATGTTGAAAAACAATttccacccccccaaaaaagaaataagTAGAACTACTTGTGAAGTTGACAGGTGTCAATCTAAAGCTTGTGAAAGATTTTTCCCAGACCCTTGTTTATGATTTGGTTTGTGCAACagatgaaaaagaaacaagGACACAACCACAGAGGGGACACATTCACACTCATTCACAACTTTGGGCAATTCAGATCTACatgtctctggactgtgggaggaagtctGACACATCCCACacaaacacggggagaacacgAAGTCCACATAGAAAGACTCAGCCAGCCGATGGGTTCAAATCCAGAACCTTCTTGCTTTGAGGTGGAACTGATAACCACTGCATCACCATGTCACCCAGATCTTTCTCACAGAGCTCAGACCCATCGGAGGCGCAGCTTATAACATCAACAGCTGCTCCGCTGCAGCAcgtacataaatatatatcacaTGTTCCTTACTATCCTTATACCTTTAACAAATACTGTCTCACTGCAGGACTCTTTAAGAGACAGACTttaaatccattcatttgtcaCCAGGTAATCCAGTTGGAAATTTTCCATGTCCTGTCCAGGTCACGTTCATAGATTCATTATATCACTATGATTTATTGTTATATAGATTTGGGAAACATAGTCATAGTCCTGTATCTGATTAATACCTaatgaattatatatattatataattgacAGCTGGCCTTGTTGTCCCTACTGGGTTTTTGTCTTTCATTGTCCTTATAACTGTGAAAAAATGTGTTAGATATGGTTCCTTGTGTTGTTGAAAAGGTCCTAAAAGGTCCTGACATTTAATTTAGTGAAGACGTTGGAGATCCTTTATGACGAGTCGGTGTCAGCAGAGAGGCTCATCCATCAGGCTGCAGCATATTGCacattgtttttcattatttgttttgtcACGGTGAACAAATAACAGAGCACAGAACAATATAATGCATTATAATACGAACCCACAAGTCAGGTCTCATTTAAACTGAAGTGCAATAGATGAACTGAGGGCgtatttacagtaaatattGTATTGGACTGTCATATTGCATCAAATTTGAGGGGAAAGGACTTTGTGGAGAAAATAACTGAATTGAACataacactttttattttttacccaACAGTGAAGTAAGTTTGATTAGATTGATGCCGGACTCGCCTGAAAGCCATTAGCAGATTTAGACCCTTGTTGCGACCGTGCACTTCCACAGTCACAGAGCGGGAAACTGGCAGTGACTGAGAAATAATTAGGCTGTAGCCTACATCAGACTGTGAGCAGCCTGGAGTCGGTCCCTGTGGTGTTTTACTCTAATGGACTCTTGTAATGAGAACAGATTCTAAATATGATTTACAGATATTAAATTTACCCTTTTGGACACATGCCCTTGTCGTAACTGGAACACAAACAGCCTCTCTTGTTAACGCAGGagccaaacaacacacacacacacccacacataaatGCAACCAAGCTTTCTAATAAaaccatatattttttttattattttggcaAAAGGTGTTTATGTACAGCGTATTTAGAATCGTCATTTGACACCATTAAAATGCATCTGAACAGTGCTTCAGTGATGTGCTCTTAACCAGATCGCTCTGAGTAGCCAATAAGCTGTGCTGTTTTCTGTCATGCATACATAATCTCTTTTCTTCAACGTCtcacccctgtgtgtgtctgtgtgcgtgtgcgtgtcagTCCTGTCATTTAACGTCAATATGTGTAACATCGAAGCAGTGAGTGATGCGGTTTCAGGAAACCCAACAGTGAGTAGAGTCGTCCAGTCGAGTCATGGCAACCGTAGCATCAGGCAACAGCAGACAAAATGGCGGACGTGCCAAATATAAACCAGACACGATCAGTAATATCGACTAGTTCTCTAATTCAAGTAAGAAGTGACACCTCTCGACGGCACTCTCACAAGTTACACACCACGGTCCTAACATCCTACAGTACTCCATCACAGCAAGACTGCCACTGATACATCTGCGGACCGGGCAGCAGAGTCCCGCTGATTTTAGGAATCAGATAAgataaacaccccccccccatcgcatTTTTGCCAGAAGCCGTTTGTAAACTCAGCTCCGAAGTTCAACGTTGAATCGAGTTGATTTAACGACGCATTCTCTAAAAGGTCTAGACGTTTTTTCAGACTGTATTTACAGGCGTATGCACGTGGAATACTACACAATGTGGTGTGGGTACAGGTTTCAAAGCAGTCGTATTAAGGTGACATCATCACGAATAATAAACAGACTAAGACCAGGAACATTAAAGTGCTCCATGCAGGACAGACAAAaatgtacagttgtgttgctgcttTCACAGTTCATCtacaaggcttttttttttgtcatcgcTCTATGTCAGGAGATATAAAACTAGAATCATTTGCTCAGCTTTTCGCATGGTTTGAACATTCAAGGCCGAAAAGCTGACAAatagttatatatttatatatatattcatgtttcaGGTACGAGAcaggggtgaggatttcaagttacttgtatttaaaaaaaaaaaaaagaagaagccttCTGCTCTTTAATCTGGGACTTGGTGTCGCATTTGTGAGCTGAGAAGACGGTTGGACAAAGGTGAACTCTATTCTTCCAGTAACTTGAAAATCATCCCCGTCCTTGTGCCGCGTTGCATCAGTACATTCACCAACGTCTACATACACAGAGATGACACTTTTGATCAGGCATGTTCTGCGCTACCTACGAAAAACCAAAGCAGCATGGTAATAATCCGTTTCCCTTTTGACAGCACGTGAAGGTTTCATCCGGAATAACAACAGAGTTTCACCTGTCAAAAATATACTAAAGCCTATTGTATGTATTTACAAAAGTTTAGATTTCAATACACACAATAAGCAAATATTGTATGAtcacggtgggggggggggggggggggggggatacataTATCAGCTTTATGGACAGgaaatacaatacaaacatGCTTGTTTTTACGAGTACCTAGAAGTGCCCACAGTAAACGTGAcgttttacatttacacatcaGCATATCAAACCAGAATAACCAGCTGCAATATTAAAGGCATATTAGAATTTAAATGAACCCGACAAACTCCATTGAGAGTAAATATCTATGCTTTATCAAAATAtgccaaacataaaaaaaaaggctcctTTTCTTTTACATGATCATTTGAGTGGAATGAGAGTTTTCAATGGTCACAGCACCGACTGGAATTTAATGATGTGGAAAAATCCCATGAAAACAAATTTcctattttctttctttatttttttgaataaaACTCTATATAGTGGTTGCTCTCTCCGGTTTTTAGCTATTTACAAACCCTTCCAGGCACACACCATCTCCGCCTCATGAATCTTTGAATAAAGTATTTCGAGAATTTTGTTCATTTCCGCATCTTGCACAGCTATCATTCTATCGCTCTGGCTACATCCACTTTGTCATCTTTCTCCCTGTGTGCCTTTTACTGGTCTGCATCAAATATTTATTGCTTCTTTATTCTTTAACAAGCTCAGCACTCCTCTTTCTCACAGCCTTTACTCCTCCAGCGGCGGATTCCAATTCACAGGTGAGAAGGTACCGTTTAGGGATTCACGGCTCCCAGGAtctctcttctccatccctccatccttccaaTCTCCAAACTTTTTCTGGGACGATCCCTTCTGTCATCATTACAGTGAAACCTTGATTTCCACTTTTTCCTTTGTATTGTCATTCTGTCCGCTCCCTCCATGCCTCCCCTCTTCCCCACTCTCTCCTGaccttctctccatctcacGCCTTGGTTCCGAACCCCCCTCCGCCCTGCATGCTGAAATACTCGGTGAACGAGGGGAGCCggggagggagtgggggggagCGTGCGGCCAGGCGGGGGGGTATCGGAGGCGGGGGCAATATGGACGTCAGGTCAGCGGCAGTGGTGATGATCTTCTGCTCGCTGTTCCTCGGCACCTCGGGTCCTTTACAGGCCACCGTCTCTTCCACCGTCTTCACTGGATCCTGGAGGGAGGAACAGGACAGTTTTGCTCTTTTGACCCCGATCTTCAGAATATATGTTACTGGACAGAAACTGGGACCTTTGAGAAACCGGGTCAGTAACAACACACAATGAATCACAAGCTGTCACGGTTATATAGGTCAGGGGGAATTACACAGGACCTGGGTTTGCTGACCTCCTGCCCTCCACACACTACAGCTCATCAAACCAGAACTTACTGTCCACCTTCACTTCGGCCTGGAGGACATGGTTGAAAGATACACGACAGTTTCTACATCAATATTCATGTAACGAAATAAAGGCccattttcaatattttcattattcatctggcatttattttattctattatatttattaatggTTTGGTCTAGAAAACATTAGAAAATggtaaaaaattaaaagagcaaATGACCATATTATGAGATACATTGTATCTATGTATAtttctatgtatgtatgtatctacCCATCAAACTATCTATCTCCATCCCAACACCATTAGTGTCTCTGATGCATGACAAGGAAAATCTGTGAATTCTCACATGACAAAGCATTAATCATTAAGAGTTTGGCATTTTGTCATTCAGATTAATTGAAAATTACCCAACCactgaaaatcaaaacaaagtaaTATATGTTTCACTGTTATGAATTACTGTTAATCATTAGGGTTATTCCTTTTTAATTGTATCTTGCTTTGAATCATTAAATTGACAAACTGTATTTGCTAGAAAATGATCAGAGCACCTGATGGCAGAATAATTAAGCTGAAATTTGATGATTGAATTGGCCCCTAGCCTAAAAGGATTAGAAAAACATTCACATCCTAATGATAAGAACTGCAAAATCTGTATCAGTTAAAAGGAATggtttaagttttattcttttaaaatcCTGCCCATCTTAGAAAACCAAtgatacatttgttttatttggcattttttcaaTTTGGCACAAACCTGCTGTGATAACCTCAGAATTTGCCCATCTGGCCAATTTCTGCAAAACAATAGGGCTGCAGATTTACTACTAGTGTTCCTTCACCAAATAACCCCGGTGTAATAGACTCACTGCGACAATGCAAGTAATCAACTGTAACTACATTTCCTTCACTTGAAGAAAGACGAGATGCACAGAACTCTGTTCGACAACAACCAGAGAGTCTGTTATCTCCCACTTTGATTTCAGGGCTATAAAGACTAAAGGCCAGGTTTAAAATGATGGTGTTTTATTAGACTTTCTTAAGCAGCTGCACTCAAGCCTGGTCCTGCCAGTGTCTTCCAATTAGATGTCCGCAGCAAATGCATCAATTACGCTGCCAGATTTCTAGCAAGAACCAAGAGAGGAGGGCCCATAACTTCTGTTTACACTGGCACTCATTTAGAAAATCGATTTTGAGCGCCAGGTTATAAAACACATAATGGCTTAGGAACAGCAGAGGAAACTGCTTTTATTCTGAGCCACTtccaaatataaattaaaaacttgTTTTCTCCACCGCACTTTTACTTTACTATATTCTGTGTCTATTGACTGCTGCCTTGTAACTTCATGAAGGTCTTAATGCCTTTTTATCTTATAAATGCTTTTAGTTGCATTGCTTTTTGATAGATGATGCACGTGGAAACTTGCTGCCTTTTGTCAACTTTGTGCAAAGTATGTGGGTCGATGCAGTGACCGGTAAGATAATCCCAACAACAGTGAGCGACAActaatgtaaacaatgaaatgagATAAGCTAACAGCCAGTTGTGGCCTCAGATGAGTTGCTTGTCTTTTTGTCTCATTTCACTGTCAACATCCTTTGTCGCTCACTTCTGTTGCGGTTGTGTTTCCGTTGTGTTGCTTTTGCCGTTCAGCCGCTGCAGCTTGTCCCttcatgttgtgttgctgctgctctctgcatGTTCTACGAGTATATCTGCAAATTCAGAGATCCTCTTCTGTCACTCATCCCTGTTCAGAGTGGAAAAAGCTATTTGCACAGATTTGAAAGTTCCCCAAGCTCGACGATTCTtcactgtgaacacaacacGTCTTAATTTGTTCTTGTCAGAATTTCTGTTTAACGATTATTTCCTTGTGCCCAAGTGTTTTTCCGAACAGAGCGTGTGCTATGTCAGGCTGTGCTCACTGTCATTCACCTGACGCCCACAGGAGGAGAAAGTCGCCGCCAAGAATTAATCCCAACACACACGTCCCCTTTACGAACTGTTGTTGTTCCACTGATTCCTTCAAATACAAGGCTTTGTTCGATGAGACAGTTCATTTCAAGCTGTGTTAAACACAGGGACTTTTGCATTTTTAATAACCCAAAACATGCCCAACTCAGATTCCTAGAGAGATAATTGAAAAACGATTAGGAGAAAGCATAAAAGGAATATAAACTCATACAGCACATGAGCTACAACTCCTACTTAAATCCAGCATGTCCGACATGCACCCAAACACGCTGTGATTCAACTCACCGATTGGATGGAGAAGAGCTCAGTGAAGTTCGGTTGAGAATCTCCCACGAAGGAGCCGTTTCCGTAAGCATGATGGGGGAAACTCTCTCCCCCCTCGCCCCCCTTCGGACTGGACAGCAGGATCCCAATCTGGGACGTCCGAACATGATAGGGGAAGTTCTTATTGGCTGCCGAGGGGCGTGTGATGACCTGAGGGGcaaaaaaggataaaaagaaaaaaatgtatcttacaCACAGCCAGAACACGTGAGGACCAAGTGAGAGGTGGGAATTGACATGCATGCACTGAGCAGGAATATAAAAAGGAAATTTGCGTGAGCAGCACGGCCCATTAATAAAGCCCAATGTGTCGTAGGTGAGGAAGAGCTAGATAATGATGTGCGGAGGAGACAATCAGCATGAGGCGTTTATGACTCAGAGATGGTGAATAATGTATGAATGACAGCAGCAATAATGACTTTAGTGATGTGAACTATGTGGGAGAGCAGGGGTGCGCACGAGTgggtgtgcgcttgtgtgtgtgcgtgtgtgtgcacgtgtgaaagagagagagatacgaACAAGGAAGACGATGTGAGCGTAGAGGTGGATGCCGAGCTGAATCCCGTTGACGATCTTCTCCCGGGCCCAGCGAGGAATCCCATAGTTGGCGATCAGAGCCATCACAGGCACCGCGAAAAACCTGAGGGAGGCAAGCGAGTAGGTTTATAATAAACATGTGgagaaaacatattaaaaaaagaggtaaaaaaaaagatgccagGGGGGGTTTGATgatgaaaagaagaaggagaagaggctgCGTCGCACACCGGGAGAGATAAAGACGGGAGGATGTGAGAGGCGTCGATAATGAGGCGGGAGATAGTTGCGGCAATGAGAGAAATACAGAGATAATATTAGTCTTTGTAATCTACCCTTCATTTACCCTCATGGTATTATACACAAAGAGCGAAAGGCAGGGAGGCTGAGCAGTGTACGTACTTTCTAGCACAAAGCTTTAAACTATtctgcacacacatatattgcAGCATAAATTATTCTAATAGAGGAGATGTCATCAGCCGAGTAGAAATAGATGTTTTTCTCTCGCAATCACTCATTGACGTATAATCATCTATAGTGCGACTGGAGCACAGAGGTTGGACGCTCAATGTTGCAGAATGGAGGTGTAGCGGTAAACAACTTTTCACTGCGGAGACGTGTTTTTCGTGCACataaaatattcaaattgaAGGAACCTCAGacagagaaatgtgttttttcccctctacACCTGCAGTTTCTGGTTCAGACGGTATTAGAGAGAACAGTGGGAAGCCGTGCACGTCTCACCATAGTGTGTAGGTGGTGAAGAAGGGGACGTAGAAGGGCTGTTTCTCCGGGTAGCGTTTCAGGGAGACCAGCACGGCGTAGCAGAACCACACGTAGGCCAGCAGCTGCAGGCCCATCAGCCCGTAGCCCGCGGGGCTGTCGTAGGCGTACAGCACTTCACCTGGGTCGAAGAACTGGCAAGGGAACACGAGAAGTTACGCCAGAACGAACACGCACATTTATAAATGAGCCAAACTTCTACACAAAGCAGGAGAGTCGGTGCCTGCTTCACATTCTGCCTGTGCCCTAATTACCAAGATGGATTGCTCACAGTTCAGCTGATGCACGGCCATGTCCGAGCCAAAACTCAGCTTGTAGCGTTCTGTGAGAGTCCTTCACACTGACACTTCTTCTCCACAAGTAGGTCATtggtcagtgtgagtgtgtgtgtgtgtcacgtgcACTTTCTGCTGCAGATGCTAGATTGCCTTTCACGGTCCAGTGACGGAATAGCGTTAGCCATACAGGGTTACCCCTTGCTACATAATGCATAGGTGTGACTGCGCAGCGTGAAGCTTCTTTGGATCCGACCAGGCAACCAGAGCCGGGCCCCAGGAACACGCTTCAGGTCTACATTTCAGTTCCAATTGTAACCTAGTTTGTCGTATTTTTAGCCGGAGCTCCCCGGTGTTTTGAGCTCTTTAATGGCAGGGAACATGCAAGAGGGCGGGCGGCTGATAAATTGCACTGCTTCAGATCCACATACTGCCGTGTGAGAGATGGCTATAGGCTCCTGCATTAAATATAGCACAGCTACTTCCCACTGCACTATTCCCACTGGACCATTACCAGGCTGAATTCAAAGACTGTAATCCACTGTCCCTAAATGTACCATCATTACATCTGACTGATGCGGCAGGAGCCTCTGCAGGAGTGAGTGGAGTAACTGTGACTCCCTGAGTGTGTTATTAATTCAAGGGTCCATTTGCATTAACATGGAGAATTCAGCTTCACATACAGAACATGAAGACACAGTATAATTAATGAGAGAGTACGGCTATGGAACTTTAAAGAAACATTCACTGATCTATGACTTGTTATCTCACTCAGGTACAGTCGTTAAATAATGcagtggggttgtgtgtgtgtgtgtgtgtgtgtgtgtgtgtgtgtgtgtgtgtggttgggagCTGCCTGGTTGTTCTTTTAAGGATCCATAATTCATCAATGAATatcaatatctttttttttttttactatagaTTTATTCATAATATTCATTCATAATAGGTTATGTATATGGACGACTTGTCAGAGAAAAGCTATCCCAGCCCACGTTGATCTGTGGTTCCAACTCTTCCATGAATATTTATGTGATTATTGAAAAAAGCAGAAGACGGTAATCATTTCAGATGGATGGCAGAGACCAGTGTCCAACAGCGTCAGTCAGAAACCCGGTGATCACACTCGTCGCCTGGAGCATGAAGTCAGACGCTGGGCTCAGTCACATGGGAGGAGGCGGAACTTCAAAGTGTTCACATGTTTTACACGATGGGATATGAATTTAAACTGACAGGTGACGGCTCTGCTGTTAGTGCAGTTAGATGATTTTTAATAATGTGAACTATAGTGCGGCCACTTGTATATTTTTACTGCTGAAAATTCTGTCAATCATTTACCCCAATGGACAAATGAATGTTTAGGTCTATTGAGTCAAGTTGATATGTTCAGATTGTTTTATCTGTTTAATGTTTCATAATCTAAATATTTTGTCTCAATATAAAGTAATGCATAGAAAAGCAGCTAATCCAAGGGGCGGCTGGGGTTCAGGGGTGAAAATGGGTTGTCCACTAAcaagaaggtcggtggttcaatctcctgctcctccagatAGCATGCCAAAGTGCCCTTGGTCAACTGAATCCCAAATTGCAGTAGAGTCTAATAGAAGCGCAGTAGAGGCACAGTGcgaatgtgtgtgaatatcaTAGGATCAATATTGGTATATAAATAGGATCATTGCTGTTTATTGTTTCTTCTCAGATAAagcacttccccccccccatgtgtgtgtgtgtgtgtgtggtgtgtaccTCTGCCTCGTAGATGAAGAGAATGACGTAGGTGATTGTGTAGACCGTCATGTAAATGCTCAACTTCACCGACCCACTGTGACTGATCCTCGCCCTGACACACACGGATAAAACCAGAAAGGGTCAGAGGTTACACACGAGTTAGAGGAAGataagaaacaaagaaacacacatgggagggagagagggaatgaaCACACAAAAACCTCCATTTGCTCCTTTATACTCAAGCAGAGTCGTCTGCGTCTAAAACGCAACTTTGCAAAACCACACAGCATAAAGCAGAGAGCTTTATAAGTGTAGGATAAATCTGTGTGGGGTAAGATTCATAGACACCACAGGCTGTGAAAGAGCCTGCGTGGTTTTGCATcacaaaagcaacaaaataatGCTTCATTATTTGCAGTCAACAAAAAGAAGCATTTCAAAGAAACGCCTTCATCAGCATTTGGAACATACATTAGCTCAGTAAATTATCAGCGCACACACACCAGGGAAACGTATTATCAAAGTCAACTGGTAATTATCACCAAACTGTCGACTTCCTCAGTCGCTGCAGATAAACAGCCGTGTTTGAAACTCAATGGGAAATTTAAGATTATTCACTGGGCTCTAAAGAACCTTGAGGGAAGTCGAGGAGATCCCAGCATCCTCTGAACCCTGGAGGACGTACGGATCCTGGAGCGGGAAAACGCCAGCTTCAATTTTGCAAGCTCAGTTTTCACTTTACAAAGTTCAGTGTGGAAAAACCTCCGCGGAGATCAATTGAAGGGCCGACCTTCAAACTACGAGCAGCGGTTCAGATGATGACTCATCGCCACTCGAGCtcaaaaacagggtgaaatgcGATTTAACTAGCTCTTGATTGTGCAGTGCACGGTGGTTTCCTCACATAAAACCTACCAAGAGAGCATCTTCTGGGGATATATCGGCAGAAATGGAACAACATTTCAAGAGCTGCCGGCATGATTGGTTTCTTTCAGACGAGAATTCGAAACTGGAAAGAGCAACGACAGCTGAGTGAGTGTGGGGCGTTCATTCAGTCGGGTGTGGACCGGATGCATGATGAGA from Pleuronectes platessa chromosome 10, fPlePla1.1, whole genome shotgun sequence harbors:
- the mrpl17 gene encoding 39S ribosomal protein L17, mitochondrial, which codes for MRLTLQTLISHGRMARRIGLGPESRINMLRNILTGLVRHERIETTRARADEVRFYAEKLVDYAKKGDTDDKAMKMASFWLTEKDLVPKLFKVLAPRFETQSKGYTRMAQIPNRQNMDRAKMAVLEFKGNPFPPLYPANKENELTLINQLLKGYREERAQELASES
- the tmem145 gene encoding transmembrane protein 145 isoform X1 — encoded protein: MEVRAGERLAWLLLCSLLCVDSVLGKYVKGIVNTKEDWVFLTRFCFLTDFGRLDFRFRYPKQNCYQKEAVLRPENNQVINLTTSYTWSGCVVEGDGDEEVLSCVGGRSFRSVRERWWYIALSKCGGEGLRLEYEMKLTNGQSFWTQHFSADEFGILETDITFLIIFSLVFILSCYFAYNLKGRQLLHTTYKMFMTAAGVEVLSLLFHCVYWGLYARDGVGNGSLKLLGKLLFSVSFLVFLLMLILLGKGFTVTRARISHSGSVKLSIYMTVYTITYVILFIYEAEFFDPGEVLYAYDSPAGYGLMGLQLLAYVWFCYAVLVSLKRYPEKQPFYVPFFTTYTLWFFAVPVMALIANYGIPRWAREKIVNGIQLGIHLYAHIVFLVITRPSAANKNFPYHVRTSQIGILLSSPKGGEGGESFPHHAYGNGSFVGDSQPNFTELFSIQSDPVKTVEETVACKGPEVPRNSEQKIITTAADLTSILPPPPIPPRLAARSPPLPPRLPSFTEYFSMQGGGGFGTKA